In uncultured Bacteroides sp., one genomic interval encodes:
- a CDS encoding Crp/Fnr family transcriptional regulator — MISILLKNPLFKGTTPEELTNNFEGINYNIKNFRKGDILAFQGDSCNRLIILLKGSVRGEMIDYSGKLIKIEDIASPRALAPLFLFGTENKYPVEVTANEEVDALFIPKESVLLLFQRNQLFLENYLNTSANYAKTLSDKLFFLSFKNIKQKLASYILRLSATADDKVVMDRSQQEMADYFGVSRPSLARELSHMQDEGLISVDRKHIRILKKEKLKELIR, encoded by the coding sequence ATGATTAGCATACTATTAAAAAATCCACTATTCAAAGGAACAACTCCTGAGGAACTCACAAATAATTTCGAGGGAATAAATTACAATATAAAGAATTTTAGGAAGGGAGATATTCTTGCCTTTCAGGGAGATTCATGTAATCGGCTAATCATTCTTTTAAAGGGAAGTGTTAGGGGCGAAATGATTGATTACTCGGGTAAACTAATAAAAATTGAAGATATAGCTTCACCCCGTGCACTAGCTCCTTTATTTCTTTTCGGAACAGAAAACAAATATCCGGTAGAGGTTACCGCCAATGAAGAAGTCGATGCTCTGTTTATTCCCAAGGAAAGTGTACTATTGCTTTTTCAACGCAACCAACTGTTCCTGGAAAACTATTTGAATACATCGGCAAATTATGCCAAAACTCTCTCTGATAAGTTATTCTTTCTATCCTTTAAGAACATCAAACAGAAACTTGCATCATATATTCTTCGTCTATCTGCTACCGCTGACGATAAAGTCGTTATGGACCGTTCACAACAGGAGATGGCCGACTACTTTGGTGTGTCTCGTCCGTCACTTGCCCGCGAACTTTCACACATGCAGGATGAAGGTCTTATATCCGTAGACCGAAAACATATCCGCATTCTTAAAAAGGAAAAGCTGAAAGAGCTGATCCGATAA
- a CDS encoding MATE family efflux transporter translates to MSVKNNPHILGTESIGKLLLQYSIPAIIGMTVTSLYNIIDSIFIGHGVGAIAISGLAISFPLMNLVIAFCTLVGTGGATISSIRLGQKDLAGATEVLGTVLMLCIINSVLFGGLFLLFLDPILIFFGASATTLPYARDFMQVILWGTPISYTMISLNNVMRATGYPKKAMLSSMITVVANIIIAPIFIFHFQWGIRGAALATIISQFIGMVWVLHHFINKENYVHFQKGFHIVRIRIVKNIFSIGMAPFLMNVCACGIVIVINNILQKSGGDMAIGAYGIINRVLMLFVMIIMGLTMGMQPIVGYNYGANLQNRVTRTLKLGIISGVSINMIGFIACVFFPNTISSMFTSEQTLIHIAAIGLRISVLAFPFVGSQIVISNFFQSIGQAKISIFMSLSRQLLYLLPCLLFFPQLFGTTGVWWSMVTSDFLAFITAIFILVYHFRRVAKNQQPVNIGY, encoded by the coding sequence ATGTCTGTTAAGAACAACCCTCACATTCTCGGAACCGAGAGCATTGGTAAATTATTGCTTCAGTATTCAATCCCCGCTATTATAGGGATGACGGTAACTTCATTGTATAACATTATAGATAGTATATTCATTGGCCACGGTGTGGGTGCAATTGCTATCTCAGGGCTTGCCATATCTTTCCCGCTGATGAACCTTGTTATTGCGTTCTGTACGCTGGTAGGAACCGGAGGAGCAACCATCTCTTCCATCCGTCTTGGACAGAAAGATCTTGCCGGAGCCACAGAGGTACTGGGAACTGTACTTATGCTTTGCATTATTAACTCCGTTCTTTTCGGCGGACTGTTCCTTTTGTTCCTTGACCCAATCCTTATTTTCTTCGGGGCAAGTGCAACAACTCTGCCTTATGCGCGTGACTTTATGCAGGTAATCCTTTGGGGTACGCCAATATCATACACAATGATAAGTCTTAATAACGTAATGCGCGCCACCGGTTATCCAAAGAAAGCCATGCTTTCGTCCATGATTACCGTTGTTGCAAATATAATCATAGCTCCAATATTTATTTTCCATTTCCAATGGGGAATTCGTGGTGCTGCTCTGGCCACCATCATCTCACAATTCATCGGGATGGTATGGGTGCTTCACCATTTCATTAACAAAGAAAACTATGTTCACTTCCAGAAAGGCTTTCACATAGTAAGAATCCGGATTGTGAAGAATATCTTTTCCATTGGTATGGCTCCGTTCCTGATGAATGTATGTGCATGCGGAATAGTTATCGTAATAAATAATATCCTGCAAAAAAGCGGTGGCGACATGGCAATTGGTGCGTATGGTATTATAAACCGCGTACTTATGCTTTTCGTGATGATTATTATGGGACTCACCATGGGTATGCAACCAATCGTTGGATATAATTATGGAGCCAATCTGCAAAATAGAGTAACACGTACATTAAAGTTGGGCATTATTTCGGGAGTATCCATCAATATGATAGGATTCATCGCCTGTGTATTCTTCCCCAATACCATATCTTCCATGTTTACAAGCGAACAGACACTGATACATATTGCAGCAATCGGTTTGCGTATCTCTGTTCTGGCATTCCCATTCGTGGGAAGCCAGATTGTAATCTCCAACTTTTTCCAGAGTATAGGACAGGCAAAAATAAGCATTTTCATGTCGCTTTCAAGACAACTCCTTTACTTGCTTCCCTGTCTGCTGTTTTTCCCTCAGCTTTTTGGAACCACCGGAGTGTGGTGGAGCATGGTAACATCAGATTTTCTGGCATTCATTACAGCCATATTTATATTGGTTTATCATTTCAGGAGAGTAGCAAAAAATCAGCAGCCCGTAAATATAGGATATTAA
- a CDS encoding HAD family phosphatase, with the protein MKESKTIAALFDFDGVVMDTETQYSIFWGEQGRKYRPDLPNFDRIIKGQTLVQIYDKYFEGMEKEKEQISKDLLLFEENMVYDYIPGVLDFIEDLKKNDVKMAVVTSSDIKKMENVYRAHPEVLDIFDSIVTADLFKQSKPNPECFILGAKILGSTPENSFVFEDSFHGLQAGNASGSTVIGLATTNPREAIQDKADYVIDDFKGFTFDKLMSLRG; encoded by the coding sequence ATGAAAGAAAGTAAAACGATCGCAGCTCTTTTCGATTTTGATGGTGTAGTAATGGACACAGAAACTCAGTATAGTATATTCTGGGGTGAGCAGGGACGTAAATATCGTCCGGATCTTCCTAACTTCGATCGAATCATTAAAGGACAAACATTGGTTCAGATTTATGATAAGTATTTCGAAGGTATGGAGAAAGAAAAGGAACAGATAAGCAAAGACTTGTTGCTTTTTGAAGAAAACATGGTATACGATTATATTCCCGGAGTACTCGATTTTATTGAAGATCTGAAGAAAAACGATGTTAAGATGGCAGTTGTAACCAGTTCGGATATCAAGAAGATGGAGAATGTGTATCGTGCTCATCCAGAAGTTTTGGACATCTTCGATTCAATAGTCACTGCAGACCTCTTCAAACAATCCAAACCAAACCCGGAATGTTTCATATTAGGTGCCAAAATCTTAGGATCCACTCCCGAAAATAGTTTTGTGTTTGAAGATTCTTTCCATGGCCTTCAGGCAGGAAATGCTTCCGGATCAACAGTTATCGGACTTGCAACTACAAATCCTCGTGAGGCAATTCAGGATAAAGCCGATTATGTGATTGATGATTTTAAAGGTTTCACCTTCGATAAATTAATGTCCTTAAGAGGATAA
- the panB gene encoding 3-methyl-2-oxobutanoate hydroxymethyltransferase, whose product MAGYINEDTRKVTTHRLIEMKQKGEKISMLTAYDYTMAQIVDGAGMDVILVGDSASNTMAGNVTTLPITLDQMIYHGKSVVRGVKRAMVVVDMPFGSYQGNSFEGLASAIRIMKESHADALKLEGGEEILESVQKILSAGIPIMGHLGLMPQSINKYGTYTVRAKDDFEAEKLVRDAHLLEEAGCFALVLEKIPATLAERVAKELTIPVIGIGAGGKVDGQVLVIQDMLGMSKGFSPKFLRRYADLHTIMTDAIGQYVADVKSTDFPNEKEQY is encoded by the coding sequence ATGGCTGGATATATTAATGAAGATACCAGAAAGGTGACAACTCACCGTCTGATTGAAATGAAACAAAAAGGAGAGAAAATTTCAATGCTTACTGCTTATGACTACACTATGGCTCAGATTGTTGACGGTGCAGGAATGGATGTAATTTTGGTTGGAGACTCCGCTTCAAATACTATGGCCGGTAATGTAACCACTTTACCTATTACATTAGATCAGATGATATACCATGGTAAATCAGTTGTTCGTGGCGTAAAACGTGCTATGGTTGTTGTCGATATGCCTTTTGGCTCTTATCAAGGTAACTCTTTTGAAGGACTTGCTTCGGCAATTCGTATAATGAAGGAGTCTCATGCCGATGCATTAAAGCTTGAAGGTGGTGAAGAAATCCTTGAATCTGTACAAAAAATCCTTTCTGCCGGTATTCCTATTATGGGACACCTGGGATTGATGCCTCAATCCATTAATAAATATGGTACATATACAGTTCGCGCCAAGGATGATTTTGAAGCCGAAAAGCTTGTTCGTGATGCTCACTTACTGGAAGAAGCCGGATGCTTCGCTTTGGTGCTTGAAAAGATTCCTGCTACACTGGCAGAACGAGTAGCTAAGGAACTTACTATTCCTGTAATAGGTATCGGTGCCGGCGGTAAAGTTGATGGTCAGGTTCTTGTAATTCAGGATATGCTGGGTATGAGCAAAGGATTCAGCCCTAAGTTCCTTCGTCGTTATGCCGATCTTCATACAATAATGACCGATGCTATCGGACAATACGTGGCAGACGTAAAGAGCACTGATTTCCCTAACGAAAAAGAACAATACTAA
- a CDS encoding MFS transporter, protein MYTVSTAKLWTSNFVWAYISNFLLFVSLYMFLPILPMYMVAKFPSTTLGEAGIVLALFAGAMFLVGPFYSYIIDTYKRKDVCMFSFLTVIAIVGGYSLIGCLFWMAVLRIIQGALFGITTATSSTVAIDITSTTRRSEGNIHFNWAGRLGMAFGPMIGLLLFSFSDLQTVLYASIAAGFAGFLCMAIIKVPFRAPIGAKAFSTDRFLLSRGWVTSGNLVLISIIFGMLISTINVYAASINLQYVTIRFFGAIGFGFILAMIANRVVFVEADFRARIVSGLILIIISLLLLITHYNETSLITSGVLIGLGFGLAASDFLVMFVNLSEHCQRGTANTNYLLAWEVGVGIGVALGCNLVESGSYMIVFQVGIIFAVIALLYFLLFTTKNFIKNKKR, encoded by the coding sequence ATGTATACAGTTTCTACTGCAAAGTTGTGGACATCAAATTTTGTGTGGGCTTACATCAGTAATTTCCTGCTTTTCGTATCCCTCTACATGTTTCTGCCTATACTTCCAATGTATATGGTGGCAAAGTTTCCTTCTACAACCTTGGGCGAGGCCGGAATTGTGCTGGCTCTTTTTGCCGGAGCAATGTTTCTTGTCGGTCCCTTTTATAGTTATATAATAGATACATATAAGCGTAAAGATGTTTGTATGTTTTCTTTTCTGACTGTAATAGCCATTGTTGGAGGTTATTCATTGATAGGCTGTCTTTTCTGGATGGCTGTACTAAGAATTATACAGGGAGCTTTATTTGGTATAACAACTGCAACAAGCAGTACTGTTGCTATTGATATCACTTCAACAACCCGTAGAAGTGAGGGAAACATTCATTTCAATTGGGCCGGACGCCTGGGAATGGCTTTTGGCCCTATGATTGGATTGTTACTTTTTAGTTTTTCTGATCTGCAAACAGTTCTTTATGCATCTATAGCTGCTGGTTTTGCCGGATTTCTTTGTATGGCAATAATCAAAGTTCCTTTCCGTGCACCGATAGGAGCCAAAGCTTTTTCTACAGATCGTTTTCTTCTTTCCCGTGGGTGGGTAACATCTGGCAATCTGGTTCTGATTTCTATAATCTTCGGAATGCTGATATCTACAATTAATGTGTATGCAGCTTCTATTAATCTGCAGTATGTTACTATTCGTTTCTTCGGTGCAATAGGTTTTGGCTTTATTCTGGCAATGATAGCCAACCGGGTTGTCTTCGTTGAGGCTGATTTCCGTGCGCGGATAGTAAGTGGACTCATTCTGATAATTATATCATTGTTATTGTTGATTACTCATTACAATGAGACATCTCTGATAACTTCAGGCGTACTGATAGGACTGGGATTTGGTTTGGCTGCTTCAGACTTTCTGGTAATGTTCGTAAATTTGTCCGAGCATTGTCAGCGTGGAACTGCGAATACAAATTATCTGCTGGCTTGGGAAGTTGGCGTAGGTATAGGTGTTGCTTTGGGATGCAATCTGGTAGAATCAGGCTCTTATATGATCGTATTTCAGGTAGGAATAATTTTCGCTGTAATTGCTTTGTTATACTTCTTGCTATTTACAACAAAAAACTTTATAAAAAATAAGAAGAGATAA
- a CDS encoding DUF1573 domain-containing protein, whose protein sequence is MKKTLFLLMLLFVGVTYASAQKQAEITFDKTTHNFGTFSEDSPKVRCEFSFTNTGDAPLVINQAVASCGCTIPDYTKEPIMPGKKGTILVTYNGAGKYPGEFRKSITVRSNAKVELVRLYIKGEMTPKTTKTAKN, encoded by the coding sequence ATGAAAAAGACATTATTTTTACTGATGCTCCTATTTGTAGGGGTTACGTATGCTTCTGCTCAAAAGCAGGCAGAGATTACGTTCGACAAAACAACTCATAATTTCGGTACATTCTCTGAAGACAGTCCGAAAGTAAGGTGCGAATTCTCCTTCACAAACACTGGAGATGCACCATTAGTTATCAATCAAGCTGTAGCTTCATGCGGATGTACAATCCCTGATTACACCAAGGAACCAATTATGCCGGGCAAAAAAGGTACTATTCTGGTAACTTATAACGGCGCAGGCAAATATCCTGGCGAATTCAGGAAAAGTATTACAGTAAGAAGTAACGCCAAAGTTGAGTTAGTAAGACTATACATCAAAGGCGAAATGACTCCTAAAACAACAAAAACCGCGAAGAATTAA
- a CDS encoding aldose epimerase family protein, which translates to MVYKKIILSLLAAFTLLTACKCRQELSLSGLRCKDFDANVNGQITKLYVLKNTHGMEACVTNYGARVVSIMAPDRNGKMEDVVCGFSNIKDYISQKQNFGATIGRYAGRILNSTFKIDSVEYKLKPNTGIHSAHGGDPGFAAKIWQAEQVAGNVLRLKYLSVNGENGFPGNLNVTIIYTLTNNNELDIDYTATVTGSPTVVNLTHHSFFNISGNLNTTVEQQLLYVNADAYTPYDSLKCVTGEITPVAGTPFDFTSPHFIGERINANNSQLKVTGGYDHSFVLNTQGKDTRLAAKLKDPQSGRGLEVYTNEPGLHVYTANGLKGKLVGKGGIAYQTRSSICLETLHFADSPNKPQFPTTVLRPGQKYRSHCVYRFIVE; encoded by the coding sequence GTGGTATACAAAAAAATAATACTTTCGTTGCTTGCAGCCTTTACACTTCTTACTGCCTGTAAATGCCGTCAGGAGTTGTCACTTTCGGGACTTAGATGCAAAGATTTCGATGCAAACGTAAACGGGCAGATTACGAAATTGTATGTTTTAAAAAACACTCATGGCATGGAAGCGTGTGTCACTAATTATGGTGCAAGAGTTGTTTCTATCATGGCTCCCGATAGGAACGGGAAAATGGAAGACGTGGTTTGTGGTTTCTCAAACATCAAAGACTATATTTCTCAGAAACAAAATTTTGGAGCAACTATTGGTCGATATGCAGGCCGCATTCTTAATTCTACTTTCAAAATTGATTCAGTAGAATACAAGTTAAAACCAAATACCGGCATTCATTCTGCTCATGGTGGTGATCCTGGCTTTGCTGCAAAAATCTGGCAGGCAGAACAAGTTGCCGGAAATGTACTTCGTCTTAAATATCTGTCAGTAAACGGTGAAAATGGTTTTCCCGGAAACCTTAATGTTACAATTATTTATACCCTGACTAATAATAACGAGCTTGATATTGATTATACTGCAACAGTTACCGGTAGCCCTACAGTTGTGAATCTTACCCATCATTCTTTTTTTAATATTTCCGGTAATCTGAATACTACTGTCGAACAGCAACTACTTTATGTTAATGCAGATGCTTACACTCCATATGATTCCCTGAAATGTGTTACGGGAGAAATAACTCCTGTTGCTGGTACTCCTTTTGACTTTACCTCTCCACATTTTATAGGTGAGCGTATTAATGCAAACAACTCTCAACTTAAAGTGACCGGCGGATACGATCATAGCTTTGTACTTAATACTCAGGGTAAAGATACTCGCCTTGCTGCTAAATTAAAAGATCCTCAAAGTGGGAGAGGGTTGGAGGTTTATACTAATGAACCGGGGCTGCATGTTTATACTGCCAATGGATTAAAAGGAAAACTTGTTGGTAAAGGCGGTATAGCTTATCAAACTAGAAGTTCAATCTGTTTGGAAACGCTTCATTTTGCAGATAGTCCTAATAAACCTCAATTCCCAACTACAGTGCTTCGTCCTGGCCAGAAATATCGAAGCCATTGTGTTTATCGCTTTATTGTAGAATA